The DNA segment TTTTTTTCAGTAGAGGTGTTAATAGATACTTCTTTATTTATAAATCCACCATAGGTAATAGTAGCAAAGGATAAAAAGAATAACAGTTTTTTCATTGGTATATAGTTTTGAGACTAATATACAAATAAGACGTCTATAATTTAGATTGTTAAAAACTGACCTATGAGTTACGAAAGCATTTCGCCGTGTTGCGAAATGTCTAGCCCTTGTTCTTCGGCTTCTTCTGAAACTCGTAACGGAATAAACAGATTTGTAAATTTATACAATAGCATTGCTCCAAAGAAAGAAAATGTTGCTACCAATATAAGTGCAAGCATATGATGCCCAAAAACACCCCAACCGCCATGTAGCAAACTCGCATTTTCGCCCTCGGCAAAAATAGCGGTAAGTATCATGCCCATAATACCGCCTACACCATGGCAAGCAAAAACGTCTAGCGTATCATCAATATGTTTCAGGCTTTTCCAGTTTACCATAACGTTAGATACTATGGCAGCAGCAAACCCGAAAAACATACTTTTTGGTACAGATATAAACCCCGCAGCAGGAGTAATTGCCACAAGCCCAACTACAGCGCCAATACACGCCCCCATTGCAGACACCTTACGACCGTTGAGCCTGTCGAAAAACACCCAAGTAAGCATAGCAGCAGCCGAAGCAATAGTGGTAGTAGCAAAAGCCATAGCACTAGTATGGTTAGCAGCCAGTGCCGAACCTGCATTAAAACCAAACCACCCAAACCATAGCATACCTGTACCCAGCAGTACAAATGGTATATTAGTGGGTATGTGTTCTACATTTTTACGCTTGCCCAGTACCAGTACGCCTGCAATAGCAGCAAAACCGGCACTCATGTGTACTACAGTACCACCAGCAAAATCTTTTATACCAAAGTAGCTGCCTAGCAACCCGTTAGGGTGCCAAACCATGTGACAAAGTGGTGCATAAATAAGTAAAGAGAAAAGACATATAAATAGAAGGAAAGATATAAACCTAATACGCTCGGCGAGTGCGCCTGTAATAATGGCGGGAGTAATTACAGCAAATTTCATCTGGAAGAGGGCAAAAAG comes from the Flavobacterium arcticum genome and includes:
- a CDS encoding ammonium transporter, whose translation is MCKKIEKRWIVAFLITTAVCLTGLFWEHSTVTDSSEFNSTDTIVPADVAWLLTASCLVLLMTPGLSFFYGGMVGKKNVISTMLKSFICLGVISMLWVTVGFSLSFGSPIGITINDVEYGIIGNPFDFAFFNYVDEHPHSQMASTIPFILFALFQMKFAVITPAIITGALAERIRFISFLLFICLFSLLIYAPLCHMVWHPNGLLGSYFGIKDFAGGTVVHMSAGFAAIAGVLVLGKRKNVEHIPTNIPFVLLGTGMLWFGWFGFNAGSALAANHTSAMAFATTTIASAAAMLTWVFFDRLNGRKVSAMGACIGAVVGLVAITPAAGFISVPKSMFFGFAAAIVSNVMVNWKSLKHIDDTLDVFACHGVGGIMGMILTAIFAEGENASLLHGGWGVFGHHMLALILVATFSFFGAMLLYKFTNLFIPLRVSEEAEEQGLDISQHGEMLS